In Candidatus Acidulodesulfobacterium acidiphilum, one genomic interval encodes:
- a CDS encoding HEPN domain-containing protein has translation MNDELVNLWIIKADHDLKTAKDEITANDPATDTVCFHAQQCVEKYLKAYLVFNGIEIIKSLKTHDISELIDYCKDIDKDFEQLISDNDADRLTNYSIEARYPDDFYLPSVEESNQAIYIAENVKEFVKVKIK, from the coding sequence ATGAATGACGAATTAGTAAATCTCTGGATAATTAAAGCAGACCATGATCTGAAAACGGCTAAAGATGAAATAACCGCAAACGATCCCGCTACCGACACCGTCTGTTTTCACGCCCAGCAGTGCGTTGAAAAATATTTAAAAGCATATCTTGTTTTCAACGGTATAGAAATAATAAAATCTTTAAAAACTCACGATATTAGCGAATTAATCGATTACTGCAAGGATATAGATAAAGATTTTGAACAACTAATATCGGATAACGATGCCGATAGATTAACAAATTATTCTATCGAAGCGAGATATCCGGACGACTTTTATCTACCGTCCGTTGAAGAAAGCAATCAAGCGATATATATTGCAGAGAATGTAAAAGAATTTGTTAAAGTTAAAATTAAATAA
- a CDS encoding nucleotidyltransferase domain-containing protein yields the protein MENKNYILNTAKLIITEEVEKAGYKTEAIYLFGSRARGDYKEDSDWDFYVVVDKNMERDTKIRVSGDIRRGLRNKLRISSDILIQPLNIVNERKKQSGYVAYFALKEGLAV from the coding sequence ATGGAAAATAAAAATTATATATTAAATACCGCAAAACTAATAATTACTGAAGAAGTCGAAAAAGCTGGATATAAAACCGAAGCAATTTATCTTTTCGGTTCCCGTGCAAGAGGTGACTATAAAGAGGATAGCGATTGGGACTTTTATGTCGTCGTAGATAAAAATATGGAAAGAGATACAAAAATAAGAGTATCCGGAGATATTAGAAGGGGACTGAGAAATAAATTAAGAATATCGAGCGATATACTTATTCAGCCTCTTAATATCGTAAACGAAAGAAAAAAACAATCCGGTTATGTAGCATATTTTGCATTAAAAGAAGGCTTAGCCGTATGA